The following proteins are encoded in a genomic region of Paenibacillus sp. FSL H3-0469:
- a CDS encoding LAGLIDADG family homing endonuclease: protein MSTVEHNKRLEGLSEKIFLDRYAWKDADSNNAKVGDVVLVLTKDDPKFPTKEVGEIVERTGRIVTVRTRSGELVQSDVEKLTLNIEKTPEEMWDRLAAAMASVEKTPELQEEWTSRFRSILDDWKLVPGGRIAAGAGASEELTLFNCYVIPSPKDSRGGIMETLSEMTEIMARGGGVGINLSSLRPRRAIVRGVNGSSSGSVSWGGLFSYTTGLIEQGGSRRGALMLMINDWHPDVLDFITVKQTMGQVTNANLSVCVSNSFMKAVKEDLDWELVFPDTTDPDYDTLWDGDLDKWKADNRRVIPYRTVRARDIWQTIIESAWKSAEPGVVFMEYYNQMSNSWYFNPIICTNPCFHPDTRIATEYGLLTIEELYKKVGTESFLVGTDLRLVEQAKVVGGRSYEVPGLQMRRATVFPTGTRETLKISLQNGVVLSVTPEHRLFTDSGWKEARNLNAEDCVYLQSGEGGFAAEDQLGEGWVREQLEGLGVKAVRAGEKEVPAALYSASRETVVAFLQGLFSADGTVYDRDEMHRSVRLTSASKKLLQGVQLLLLNFGINSSINSDGHSGFYELILSGNNILEFKNKIGFKLLTRKQEALERIARPSRKNEKFISKVVGIEAGEVVTVYDITEPVTHSLIAGGVVAHNCGEQGLPGWGVCNLSAVNLSKFYDADNHDVDWADLARTTRYSVRFLDNVIDKTPYHFPENEANQKLERRVGLGTMGLAELMIKLNIRYGSPESLEFLDKLYGFMAREAYLASAEIAGEKGSFQAFDTDKYLQSGFMRNITEVYPEVGESIRKHGMRNVTVITQAPTGSTGTMVGTSTGIEPYFAFKYFRQSRLGYDEQFVPIAQEWLEAHPGEELPEYFVTSMDLSAKDHIRAQAAIQRWVDSSISKTANCPSDFTVEETAELYEMAFDLGCKGVTIYRDGSRDVQVLETAKKEDKKEEAAEVKSVEAKEAKQAAPATVVAKPMTMEASAGLPGASGVDKQYKKRPQVLRGATYKINTPFGMAYITINDLDGIPAEIFLNVGKAGSDVFAMAEALGRVCSLFLRYGDHGEKVGLLIKHLKGIGGSGAIGFGANRVESIADAVAKALETHVLNNAHDDHIPAPIAATLELDFNEALSAELKSTVPPVATNDSHGGHDAHSHVTASRDLCPSCGSASLINIEGCKTCGNCGYSRCG from the coding sequence TTGAGTACAGTGGAACACAACAAGCGTCTAGAGGGTCTGAGCGAGAAAATATTCCTGGACCGTTACGCCTGGAAGGACGCAGACAGCAATAATGCCAAGGTAGGCGATGTGGTGCTAGTCCTGACCAAGGACGATCCGAAGTTCCCGACCAAGGAGGTCGGCGAGATTGTGGAGCGCACAGGCCGGATCGTTACGGTTCGAACCCGCAGCGGGGAGCTGGTGCAGTCGGATGTCGAGAAGCTGACGCTGAACATCGAGAAGACGCCGGAGGAGATGTGGGATCGTCTGGCGGCCGCGATGGCCTCAGTAGAGAAGACACCCGAGCTTCAGGAGGAGTGGACCAGCCGGTTCCGCTCCATTCTGGATGACTGGAAGCTGGTTCCAGGGGGACGGATTGCGGCTGGCGCCGGGGCAAGCGAAGAGCTTACGTTATTCAACTGCTATGTTATTCCCTCTCCAAAAGACAGCCGGGGCGGCATCATGGAGACCCTCTCCGAGATGACCGAGATTATGGCCCGCGGCGGCGGGGTTGGCATCAATCTGTCCTCGCTGCGTCCGCGCCGCGCTATTGTCCGTGGGGTGAACGGTTCCTCCAGCGGCTCTGTCTCCTGGGGTGGCCTCTTCAGCTACACTACCGGACTGATTGAACAGGGCGGCAGCCGCCGCGGTGCGCTGATGCTGATGATTAACGACTGGCACCCGGATGTGCTGGATTTCATTACCGTGAAGCAGACGATGGGCCAGGTGACGAACGCCAATCTATCGGTATGCGTGAGCAACAGCTTCATGAAGGCCGTGAAGGAGGATCTGGATTGGGAATTGGTCTTCCCCGATACGACTGACCCGGATTATGACACCCTGTGGGACGGCGATCTCGATAAATGGAAGGCCGATAACCGCCGCGTCATTCCTTACCGTACCGTCAGAGCGCGCGATATCTGGCAGACGATTATCGAATCGGCCTGGAAATCAGCGGAGCCGGGCGTTGTTTTCATGGAGTATTATAACCAGATGTCTAATAGCTGGTATTTCAATCCAATCATTTGTACCAATCCGTGCTTCCACCCGGATACCCGTATTGCAACGGAATATGGACTTTTAACCATTGAAGAGTTATATAAGAAGGTTGGAACGGAATCCTTCCTGGTGGGAACCGATTTGAGACTAGTCGAGCAGGCCAAAGTGGTCGGCGGCAGAAGCTATGAAGTTCCAGGTCTACAGATGAGACGGGCTACAGTGTTCCCGACTGGGACCAGAGAAACCTTGAAGATCTCGCTGCAAAATGGGGTTGTGCTATCCGTTACGCCTGAGCACCGCTTATTTACCGACTCCGGCTGGAAAGAGGCCCGGAACCTGAATGCAGAGGATTGTGTATATTTGCAGTCCGGTGAAGGCGGGTTTGCGGCTGAGGATCAGCTTGGTGAGGGTTGGGTCCGCGAACAGCTTGAGGGACTTGGAGTCAAGGCGGTTAGAGCCGGTGAGAAAGAGGTTCCGGCTGCACTGTATAGCGCTTCACGTGAGACCGTTGTTGCGTTCCTGCAAGGATTATTCTCGGCAGACGGAACGGTATATGACCGAGATGAGATGCACCGTTCGGTACGGCTGACTTCAGCTTCGAAGAAGCTGCTTCAAGGCGTTCAATTGCTGCTGCTTAATTTCGGAATTAACAGCTCCATCAATAGCGACGGACACAGCGGATTCTATGAGCTTATCCTAAGCGGCAACAACATCCTGGAATTCAAGAATAAGATCGGCTTCAAGCTTCTTACCAGAAAACAAGAGGCACTGGAGCGCATTGCCAGACCTTCCCGCAAAAATGAAAAGTTTATCTCCAAAGTCGTTGGTATCGAAGCAGGCGAGGTTGTGACGGTATACGATATTACTGAGCCTGTTACGCACTCCCTGATCGCTGGCGGTGTTGTGGCTCATAACTGCGGGGAACAGGGCCTGCCCGGCTGGGGCGTGTGCAACCTGTCCGCAGTCAATCTCTCCAAGTTCTACGATGCCGATAACCATGATGTGGACTGGGCAGATCTTGCGAGAACTACCCGTTATTCCGTGCGTTTCCTGGATAATGTTATCGACAAGACACCGTATCATTTCCCGGAAAATGAAGCGAACCAGAAGCTCGAACGCCGCGTAGGCCTCGGCACCATGGGACTGGCTGAGCTGATGATTAAGCTGAATATCCGCTACGGCAGCCCCGAATCGCTGGAGTTCCTGGACAAGCTCTACGGCTTCATGGCCCGCGAGGCCTATCTGGCTTCTGCGGAGATTGCCGGAGAGAAGGGCTCATTCCAGGCGTTTGACACCGACAAATATTTGCAGAGCGGCTTTATGCGGAATATTACCGAGGTGTACCCGGAGGTCGGCGAATCGATCCGTAAGCATGGCATGCGTAACGTGACTGTAATCACCCAGGCCCCTACCGGCAGCACAGGAACCATGGTCGGTACATCTACAGGCATCGAGCCGTATTTTGCCTTCAAATATTTCCGCCAGAGCCGTCTCGGCTATGACGAGCAGTTCGTGCCGATCGCTCAAGAATGGCTGGAAGCCCATCCGGGAGAGGAGCTGCCGGAATACTTCGTCACTTCGATGGACCTGTCCGCTAAGGATCATATCCGTGCTCAGGCCGCTATTCAGCGCTGGGTGGACAGCTCCATCTCCAAGACCGCGAACTGCCCGTCCGACTTCACGGTAGAAGAGACCGCCGAGCTGTACGAAATGGCCTTCGATCTGGGCTGCAAAGGCGTGACGATCTACCGTGACGGCAGCCGTGATGTGCAGGTGCTGGAAACGGCGAAGAAGGAAGACAAGAAGGAAGAGGCAGCTGAAGTTAAGTCGGTGGAGGCTAAGGAAGCAAAACAGGCAGCTCCGGCTACTGTAGTTGCAAAGCCAATGACTATGGAAGCATCGGCGGGCCTGCCAGGGGCCAGCGGAGTAGACAAACAATACAAGAAGCGTCCGCAGGTGCTGCGCGGAGCGACCTATAAGATCAACACACCGTTCGGCATGGCGTATATCACCATCAATGACCTTGATGGCATCCCGGCCGAAATCTTCCTGAACGTCGGCAAGGCTGGCTCTGACGTCTTCGCCATGGCCGAAGCCCTCGGTCGAGTTTGCTCGCTGTTCCTGCGCTATGGCGACCACGGCGAGAAGGTCGGCCTGCTGATCAAGCACCTCAAGGGCATCGGCGGATCCGGCGCCATCGGCTTCGGTGCGAATCGCGTCGAGTCTATCGCCGACGCAGTAGCCAAAGCCCTGGAGACCCATGTGCTGAACAACGCCCATGACGACCATATCCCAGCGCCCATAGCGGCTACACTGGAGCTTGATTTCAACGAGGCGCTGAGCGCTGAGCTGAAATCCACCGTTCCTCCGGTAGCAACGAACGATAGCCACGGCGGTCATGACGCGCACAGCCACGTTACTGCTTCGCGGGATCTCTGCCCTTCCTGCGGGAGTGCCTCGCTGATTAATATTGAGGGATGTAAGACCTGCGGGAATTGCGGGTATAGCCGGTGCGGGTGA
- a CDS encoding DEAD/DEAH box helicase family protein encodes MSHFSERYNDLRYTISTDGTLGLRNAQIGAIHAIASFNTLQKKIAGIVVMPTGSGKTAVLMMAPYITNSMKVLIVTPSVMVRGQIFNDFSELKTLKKALVFTNEITPPAVYELKNKYSIELQSTVEAADVIIATPQCALSLSESDISNLFDLVLIDEAHHVPALTWQQILINMKESNHFLFTATPFRMDRKEIKGEILYTYPLSMAHRDGIFGEILYIPIDEAPEKDKLIAKEAERLFLNDRQQGYDHYLMVRTDTKEKAKYLEHLYKTETALTLKRIDSSMSFRTVELSISALKERKIDGIICVDMLGEGFDFPNLKIAAIHDPHKSLANTLQFIGRFARTNAENIGVAKFIAMNDEELMVENFKLFSSDAIWQEIIVDHERENYSQRRRSKKKSKRVRSR; translated from the coding sequence ATGAGTCATTTCTCAGAAAGATATAATGATCTACGTTATACTATTTCGACTGATGGAACGCTTGGACTGAGGAATGCTCAAATAGGCGCTATTCATGCGATTGCTTCATTTAATACTTTGCAGAAAAAAATCGCTGGTATAGTTGTCATGCCAACAGGATCAGGAAAGACGGCCGTTTTAATGATGGCACCATATATCACGAATAGCATGAAAGTTTTAATTGTAACACCAAGTGTCATGGTTCGTGGACAAATCTTTAACGACTTTTCAGAGCTTAAAACACTGAAAAAGGCTTTGGTTTTTACGAATGAAATTACTCCGCCAGCTGTTTATGAACTGAAAAATAAATATTCTATTGAACTTCAATCTACTGTTGAAGCTGCAGATGTTATTATTGCAACTCCTCAATGCGCATTGTCCTTATCTGAAAGTGATATTAGTAATTTATTTGATTTAGTATTAATAGATGAGGCGCATCATGTACCGGCACTTACATGGCAACAGATCCTTATAAACATGAAGGAATCGAACCATTTTTTATTCACTGCTACGCCTTTTCGCATGGATCGTAAAGAGATCAAGGGCGAAATTTTATATACTTATCCGTTGTCAATGGCTCACCGTGATGGTATTTTTGGTGAAATTCTTTACATCCCGATTGATGAGGCACCTGAAAAAGATAAACTCATTGCAAAAGAAGCAGAACGTTTATTTCTAAACGATAGACAGCAAGGATACGATCATTACCTTATGGTGAGAACTGATACTAAAGAGAAGGCTAAATACCTAGAACATCTTTACAAAACCGAAACAGCTTTAACTTTAAAACGCATAGATAGCTCTATGTCTTTCAGGACTGTAGAACTGAGTATTAGCGCATTAAAAGAAAGAAAGATTGATGGAATCATTTGTGTTGATATGTTAGGAGAAGGATTTGACTTCCCTAATTTGAAAATAGCTGCTATTCATGATCCTCATAAATCTCTTGCTAATACTCTCCAGTTCATTGGCAGATTTGCACGAACAAATGCTGAAAATATTGGTGTTGCAAAATTTATTGCCATGAATGATGAAGAATTGATGGTGGAAAATTTCAAGCTTTTTTCTAGTGATGCTATTTGGCAAGAAATAATAGTGGACCATGAGCGAGAGAACTATTCGCAAAGAAGAAGAAGTAAAAAAAAATCTAAGCGAGTACGTTCGAGATGA
- a CDS encoding cytochrome ubiquinol oxidase subunit I: MGIDTVLWSRLVTGLTLGFHVIFATIGVGVPLMIAIAEFMGIRKKDAHYTLMAKRWARGFVISVAVGVVTGTAISLQLALVWPNFMKLAGNVIALPLFMEVFAFFFEAIFLGIYLYTWDRFKKPYIHWLLTIPIVAGAGMSAVFITTVNGFMNQPEGFAMAGGQFTAVNPVEAMLNTATFSKVFHVLSSAYLTGAALLAGIAAFALLRKGASEYHKKALKLMMAVVMVFGLLNALAGDVSAKFLAEHQPEKLAAAEWHFETESGADLILLGWLNAEHEVLGALHIPKFLSFLAFGDFNAEVTGLNEFPADERPPLLVHYLFDLMVGIGFALLGISFLYFLFVFWKKRNEHNKWLLRAIALGAPLAFLGVELGWFYAEIGRQPWILRGYMRVEEGATASPSVRILFFVFLLLYILLGTVCVLVLRRMFKDNPAETEMEKWNQPPGDKSTARGERAK, translated from the coding sequence ATGGGCATCGATACTGTGCTGTGGAGCAGACTGGTGACAGGCTTGACACTAGGGTTCCACGTTATTTTCGCAACAATTGGCGTTGGGGTTCCGCTAATGATCGCCATTGCAGAATTCATGGGCATACGCAAAAAAGACGCTCACTACACGCTGATGGCCAAGCGATGGGCCCGCGGGTTTGTCATTTCTGTAGCCGTGGGCGTGGTGACAGGTACGGCGATTTCACTGCAGCTGGCCTTGGTCTGGCCGAATTTCATGAAGCTTGCCGGTAACGTGATTGCGCTTCCGCTATTTATGGAAGTATTTGCTTTCTTTTTTGAGGCGATCTTCCTGGGCATTTATCTCTATACCTGGGACCGCTTCAAAAAGCCGTATATCCACTGGCTCCTTACGATCCCGATTGTTGCCGGTGCCGGGATGTCCGCTGTGTTTATCACAACTGTAAACGGGTTCATGAATCAGCCTGAGGGCTTTGCCATGGCGGGAGGACAATTCACAGCTGTGAATCCGGTCGAGGCGATGCTGAATACAGCGACGTTCTCCAAGGTGTTCCATGTCTTAAGCTCAGCCTATCTGACCGGGGCCGCACTGCTGGCAGGCATAGCCGCGTTTGCACTCCTGAGGAAGGGCGCCTCGGAATACCATAAAAAAGCGCTGAAGCTGATGATGGCCGTAGTGATGGTGTTTGGACTGCTGAACGCACTTGCTGGAGATGTATCTGCGAAATTTTTGGCGGAGCATCAGCCGGAGAAGCTGGCAGCGGCAGAGTGGCATTTTGAAACGGAGAGCGGAGCAGATCTGATTCTGTTAGGGTGGCTTAACGCAGAGCATGAGGTGCTGGGCGCACTGCACATTCCCAAATTTCTCAGCTTCCTCGCCTTTGGCGATTTCAATGCAGAGGTAACCGGTCTGAATGAATTTCCTGCGGATGAGCGGCCGCCGCTCCTGGTTCATTATTTGTTTGATCTAATGGTCGGTATAGGGTTCGCTCTATTAGGTATTTCATTCCTGTATTTCCTGTTTGTATTCTGGAAAAAACGCAATGAGCATAACAAATGGCTGCTTCGCGCGATCGCATTAGGGGCGCCGCTTGCTTTTTTGGGAGTCGAGCTGGGATGGTTTTACGCTGAAATCGGGCGCCAGCCCTGGATCTTAAGGGGATACATGCGTGTAGAAGAGGGGGCTACGGCATCACCGAGTGTGAGAATCCTGTTTTTTGTATTCCTGTTGCTGTACATCCTGTTAGGCACTGTCTGTGTTCTTGTGCTGCGGCGCATGTTCAAGGACAATCCGGCAGAAACCGAGATGGAGAAGTGGAATCAGCCTCCCGGCGACAAATCAACAGCAAGGGGTGAGCGCGCAAAATGA
- a CDS encoding cytochrome d ubiquinol oxidase subunit II produces the protein MSYELIGISVLWLFLYGYLIVASIDFGAGFFAFYARLTKQDHLINRLISRYLSPVWEITNVFFVFFYIGLVGFFPDTAYYYGSALLVPGSIAVILIAIRGSFYAFENYGSKNNIVYLFLYGASGLLIPASLSVALTLSEGGFIFKQGETVSLDYWTLFTNPLSWSIVGLAIVSVLFISASFLAFYASRAEDHNALKLMRTYALFWSTPTIVIALTAFIYLGQHNERHFQNMMDLWWLLALSVAFFMLAMWLLYSGRRYGLAFISIMLQFLCAFFAYGIGQYPYILDPFITIGNSITSPAMGLALVIVFIGGMCLLIPSLILVFKLFLFDADYVKGKK, from the coding sequence ATGAGTTATGAGCTGATTGGAATTTCAGTGCTCTGGCTGTTTTTATACGGCTATTTAATTGTGGCCTCCATTGATTTTGGAGCCGGGTTCTTTGCCTTTTATGCCCGGCTGACGAAGCAGGATCATCTGATCAACCGTCTGATCTCCCGCTACCTATCGCCTGTCTGGGAGATTACGAATGTGTTTTTCGTCTTTTTTTACATTGGACTTGTCGGCTTTTTCCCGGACACCGCTTATTATTACGGCTCGGCGCTGCTAGTTCCGGGAAGTATTGCTGTTATCCTCATCGCGATCCGCGGTTCGTTCTATGCGTTCGAGAATTACGGCTCCAAAAATAACATCGTATATCTGTTTCTGTATGGCGCTTCGGGCCTGCTAATTCCCGCATCCTTGTCCGTGGCGCTTACCCTGTCGGAAGGCGGCTTTATCTTTAAGCAAGGGGAGACCGTGTCTCTGGATTACTGGACCTTGTTCACGAACCCCTTATCCTGGAGCATTGTAGGCTTGGCGATTGTATCCGTGCTGTTCATCAGCGCCTCCTTCTTGGCTTTTTATGCTTCCCGGGCTGAGGATCATAATGCACTGAAGCTTATGCGTACTTATGCGCTGTTCTGGAGCACGCCGACGATTGTGATCGCGCTGACGGCCTTTATTTATTTGGGCCAGCACAATGAGCGGCATTTTCAAAATATGATGGATCTATGGTGGCTGCTTGCGCTGTCCGTAGCGTTCTTCATGCTTGCCATGTGGCTGCTATACAGCGGACGCCGTTACGGCTTGGCATTCATAAGCATCATGCTGCAATTTCTCTGCGCCTTCTTCGCTTACGGCATCGGGCAGTATCCTTATATTCTGGACCCGTTCATTACGATCGGGAACAGCATCACTTCACCGGCCATGGGCCTGGCGCTGGTCATTGTGTTCATCGGCGGGATGTGCTTGCTGATTCCTTCCCTGATTCTGGTGTTCAAGCTGTTTCTCTTTGACGCAGATTATGTGAAAGGAAAGAAATAA
- the cydD gene encoding thiol reductant ABC exporter subunit CydD, which yields MNKTTSLIAEQMSRQRKRLVMLTLLSLLLGIAIVSQAGLLAEAVQRVFVEKASLSSVALLLALLLSVMAIRSLLLYANGKVGLTMAAAAKANMRSAVLQKLTHASIPSTLRGQTGGKVSVALDAVDETDSYFSQYMPRMAEAAIIPVLILAVTFTLHANTGFILLFTAPFIPLFMILVGLQTKNKSEEKYAQLAEFSGTFLDSLQGLVTLKIFGQSRRQQQQIERSSLGYRDATMDILKVAFTNTFMLESIVMLGIGIVALELAIQLLVFKSMPFHTAFLVLLLVPEFFNLLKNTGTAFHSGRTSMGAVRKVEQMLAEIGGGTGTQPDGGGQSSAKLLKLPPSIALNGVHFHYAPGSFELKAGSVSIEPGQHVAIVGHSGSGKTTLLHLIAGLLKPVSGTVTVNGSPLTAWEEDSWFEQVSYITQHPYIFAGTFAENIAIGAGREVSREEIRQAAEEAGLAALVAGLEQGLDTHVGEGGRGLSGGEKQRLALARAFLKRPALILFDEPTVGLDLQTEQILQSSITALAQKATMITVAHRLYTIRQADNILFMDHGVLAAAGPHDELLERMPQYAEMVDMQRKGGSA from the coding sequence ATGAACAAGACAACAAGCCTGATCGCTGAGCAAATGTCTAGGCAACGCAAACGATTGGTTATGCTGACCCTCCTGTCGCTCCTGCTCGGCATTGCGATCGTAAGTCAGGCCGGGCTGCTGGCGGAAGCGGTCCAGCGGGTGTTCGTGGAGAAGGCTTCCTTATCCTCGGTTGCTCTGCTGCTCGCTCTTCTGCTGTCAGTGATGGCGATCCGCAGTTTACTGTTATACGCAAACGGAAAAGTTGGCCTAACTATGGCTGCCGCCGCTAAGGCAAATATGCGTTCAGCCGTGCTGCAGAAGCTTACCCATGCGTCCATACCTTCAACACTGCGGGGGCAGACGGGAGGAAAGGTCAGTGTGGCGCTGGACGCAGTGGACGAGACGGACAGTTACTTCAGTCAATACATGCCGCGGATGGCCGAAGCAGCGATCATCCCGGTTCTGATTCTGGCCGTTACCTTTACCTTACATGCGAATACCGGCTTCATTCTGCTGTTTACGGCACCGTTCATCCCGCTGTTTATGATTCTGGTGGGACTGCAAACGAAGAATAAATCCGAAGAAAAATATGCGCAGCTCGCAGAATTCTCCGGCACCTTCCTGGATTCGCTTCAAGGGCTGGTGACCTTAAAAATTTTCGGACAATCCCGCCGCCAGCAGCAGCAGATTGAGCGCAGCAGCCTGGGTTACCGTGATGCGACCATGGATATTTTGAAGGTTGCCTTTACGAATACGTTTATGCTGGAATCGATCGTCATGCTGGGCATCGGGATTGTTGCTCTTGAATTGGCTATTCAACTGCTCGTTTTCAAATCCATGCCGTTCCACACAGCTTTTCTTGTCCTGCTGCTTGTTCCCGAGTTCTTTAACCTGCTCAAGAATACAGGAACCGCTTTTCACAGCGGGCGGACCAGTATGGGGGCGGTCCGTAAGGTGGAGCAGATGCTTGCGGAAATAGGCGGCGGTACCGGCACACAGCCGGACGGGGGAGGGCAGTCCTCAGCCAAGCTGCTCAAGCTGCCGCCATCCATTGCGCTCAATGGTGTACATTTCCACTATGCACCCGGTTCATTCGAGCTTAAGGCTGGGTCTGTCTCCATAGAACCCGGACAGCATGTTGCCATCGTCGGCCACAGCGGCTCGGGCAAAACAACCTTACTCCATCTCATTGCCGGGCTTTTGAAGCCGGTATCAGGGACAGTGACGGTGAACGGAAGCCCGCTGACAGCGTGGGAGGAAGACTCGTGGTTTGAGCAGGTCAGCTACATTACTCAGCATCCCTATATTTTTGCCGGTACCTTTGCTGAGAATATCGCCATCGGCGCCGGACGTGAGGTCTCCAGGGAAGAAATCAGGCAGGCCGCAGAGGAAGCGGGACTTGCAGCGCTGGTTGCCGGACTGGAGCAGGGACTGGACACCCATGTCGGGGAGGGCGGCAGGGGATTGTCGGGAGGGGAAAAGCAACGTCTTGCTTTAGCGCGGGCATTCTTGAAACGTCCGGCCCTGATCTTGTTCGATGAGCCTACAGTAGGTCTCGACTTGCAGACCGAACAAATCCTGCAAAGCTCCATAACAGCGCTGGCCCAAAAGGCCACGATGATCACAGTCGCACACCGGTTATACACGATCCGGCAAGCGGATAATATTTTGTTTATGGACCATGGAGTATTAGCAGCGGCCGGACCTCACGACGAGCTCCTTGAACGTATGCCTCAATATGCCGAGATGGTTGATATGCAGCGAAAAGGAGGGTCAGCATGA
- the cydC gene encoding thiol reductant ABC exporter subunit CydC produces MNELAILSKAMIAERKDILLSILGGFIAGAAGVALFSASGYLISQTVFMPPLYTLIVLTSLVKLLGLLRAASRYGERLYSHRATFSMLSRLRTGFFARLIPLTPGILNKNRSGDLLARIVGDVESLQNYFLRVAYPPVIVITVFLATMVFSASYSFWMACLFVTGMLLTAWVVPGIVLMGQRTVHGRVRKQRALLSTEVTEVLYGYRDLKVYGQLPQREQQLQAASAALTAEQQRAAGHLLRGQAMHTFVTFFISWGVLTLGAYLIMEGALAGVFLAMLVMASQTVFEEAAAMATLPAYKQDSEHAAKRLTETVLTSGDLPVQPGRTLAAGEPVSVELSGVTFQYEDEWRPALTEVSLHLPAGSRTAVVGPSGSGKSTLIDLLLKLRTPASGAIRFNGISVQELDESGIWEASNVVLQQSHFFRGTVRDNLLLNGEEQSDEVLLVALAKAQLPDMALTDVVFEKGENLSDGEKQRLALARVMLRKGRLWLLDEPTSSLDYVTEGRVLTHLYEQSAGDTLLLICHRLTGLEGMDRIIVMEQGRVIETGSYAELMEQEGYLYRMKQIELQMIGEQ; encoded by the coding sequence ATGAATGAACTGGCGATTTTGTCCAAGGCCATGATAGCGGAGCGTAAGGATATTCTCCTGTCGATTCTGGGAGGGTTTATTGCCGGCGCAGCCGGTGTGGCCCTCTTCTCCGCGAGCGGATATCTGATTTCACAGACGGTCTTCATGCCGCCGCTCTACACCCTGATCGTACTGACCTCGCTGGTCAAGCTGCTGGGTTTGCTCCGGGCGGCAAGCCGTTACGGAGAACGCCTGTATTCGCACAGAGCAACCTTTTCCATGCTTAGCCGTTTGCGCACAGGCTTTTTTGCCAGGCTGATCCCGTTAACGCCCGGTATCTTGAACAAGAACCGCAGCGGAGATCTGCTTGCACGGATTGTCGGGGATGTAGAGAGCCTGCAGAATTATTTTTTGCGTGTTGCTTATCCGCCGGTTATCGTCATCACGGTATTTCTGGCAACTATGGTGTTCAGTGCTTCTTATTCATTCTGGATGGCTTGCTTGTTTGTAACAGGAATGCTGCTGACTGCATGGGTTGTACCGGGAATCGTATTGATGGGCCAGCGGACGGTACACGGCCGTGTCCGTAAGCAGCGGGCGCTGCTGTCAACGGAAGTCACCGAAGTATTGTATGGCTACCGTGATCTGAAGGTGTACGGGCAATTGCCGCAGCGGGAGCAGCAGCTTCAGGCGGCTTCGGCAGCACTGACAGCAGAGCAGCAGCGTGCAGCAGGTCATCTGTTACGCGGACAGGCGATGCACACCTTTGTAACCTTTTTTATATCGTGGGGTGTACTGACGCTAGGGGCCTATCTAATTATGGAAGGTGCGCTGGCAGGCGTATTCTTAGCGATGCTTGTTATGGCCTCACAGACGGTGTTCGAAGAAGCAGCGGCCATGGCTACTTTACCAGCCTATAAGCAAGACAGTGAGCACGCGGCCAAAAGGCTGACTGAAACCGTATTGACTTCCGGTGATTTACCTGTGCAGCCGGGCCGCACCCTGGCGGCAGGAGAGCCTGTTTCGGTAGAGCTGTCCGGCGTTACATTCCAATATGAAGACGAGTGGCGGCCCGCGCTGACGGAAGTGTCACTACACCTCCCGGCCGGCTCCCGAACGGCTGTGGTTGGACCAAGCGGATCCGGCAAATCCACCCTGATCGATCTGCTGCTCAAGCTGCGTACGCCTGCATCTGGAGCCATACGTTTTAACGGCATTTCGGTACAAGAGCTGGATGAGTCAGGCATTTGGGAAGCCTCAAATGTCGTATTGCAGCAAAGCCATTTTTTCCGCGGAACGGTCCGTGATAACTTGCTGCTGAATGGAGAAGAACAGTCTGACGAAGTATTGTTAGTAGCTCTAGCTAAGGCCCAATTGCCGGATATGGCATTAACCGATGTTGTATTCGAAAAAGGAGAGAACCTGTCCGACGGCGAGAAGCAGCGTCTGGCTCTGGCCCGGGTCATGCTCCGCAAAGGGCGGTTATGGCTGCTGGATGAACCTACATCTTCGCTGGATTATGTCACGGAAGGGCGCGTATTAACCCATCTCTACGAACAGTCCGCCGGAGATACCTTACTGCTCATTTGCCACCGGCTTACCGGCCTGGAAGGGATGGACAGGATTATCGTCATGGAGCAGGGCAGGGTGATCGAAACGGGTTCATATGCGGAGCTAATGGAACAAGAGGGCTACTTGTACCGGATGAAGCAGATTGAGCTGCAGATGATTGGAGAGCAATAG